The following are encoded in a window of Primulina eburnea isolate SZY01 chromosome 4, ASM2296580v1, whole genome shotgun sequence genomic DNA:
- the LOC140830091 gene encoding uncharacterized protein → MTQYFSQFAGNNVGVDTGARPGLEALYERFRRMDPKEFSGTTDPIIAEGWIKSIEGTLIVVGERVFSVNLHTLSWDGFKEVLYSKYFIEEVCSRLTREFTTLRQGDCSVEDFVRRFERGCNFVPLIANDSLEKLKHFIDVLRPIFRCDVRVAGPTTYVIVVTRALAAEQDQKDIDIDIHGNMPYQAPQQHHSQQQQFKRPF, encoded by the exons ATGACCCAATACTTCTCACAGTTTGCGGGAAACAATGTTGGGGTAGATACAGGGGCGAGGCCTGGGCTAGAGGCATTATATGAGAGGTTCAGGAGGATGGACCCAAAAGAGTTCTCAGGGACTACAGACCCGATaatagctgagggatggattaagtccatcgag GGGACGCTAATTGTTGTGGGAGAGCGCGTCTTTTCAGTGAACTTGCATACTCTGTCTTGGGATGGTTTTAAGGAAGTCTtgtactccaagtacttcattgAGGAAGTATGCTCCAGACTAACTAGGGAGTTTACGACGTTGCGACAAGGAGACTGCAGCGTGGAAGATTTTGTGAGgaggtttgagagggggtgtaaCTTTGTGCCCCTAATTGCTAATGATTCTCTAGAGAAGTTGAAGCATTTCATTGATGTTTTACGACCGATCTTTCGCTGTGATGTTagagttgctggtcctactacCTATGTCATTGTTGTTACTAGAGCCTTGGCGGCTGAACAGGACCAGAAAGACATTGATATTGACATACATGGCAATATgccctatcaggcaccccaACAGCACCATTCTCAGCAGCAACAATTTAAAAGGCCGTTTTAG
- the LOC140830092 gene encoding uncharacterized protein, whose protein sequence is MPQKKAPQKPEYPVCPKYNRQHMGQCLWGSCFKYGPSDHMLRNCPQWSQPTQGRVFVMHAKEANPETTLLTGNIFIKRVATKALLDSEATHSFISEKFANNLGVKSIGLDVSYSVTVPSGDELSAISVAQRLMHKGCQTFLASIISEPHMPTSSISDVPVVRDFPDVFPDDVTCLPPEREVEFFIDFMLGTVPISKALYCLALAEMLDLKQQI, encoded by the exons ATGCCGCAAAAGAAGGCTCCTCAGAAGCCTGAGTATCCAGTGTGCCCAAAGTACAACCGTCAACACATGGGCCAGTGTTTATGGGGTTCTTGCTTCAAGTACGGACCCAGTGATCATATGCTGAGGAATTGCCCACAGTGGAGTCAGCCAACCCAAGGGAGAGTGTTCGTCATGCATGCcaaggaggcgaacccagaaaCGACTCTACTGACTG GAAATATCTTCATAAAGAGAGTAGCCACGAAGGCCTTGTTAGATTCCGAGGCCACTCATTCTTTTATCTCAGAAAAGTTTGCTAATAATTTGGGTGTCAAGTccattggactcgacgtgagctactctgtgacagtcccatcaggggatgAGTTATCAGCTATtagcgtg gcacaGAGACTTATGCATAAAGGGTGTCAGACATTcttggctagtattatttcagaACCTCACATGCCCACCTCGTCGATATCTGATGTACCGGTTGTCAGAGattttccagacgtctttccagacGACGTCACatgccttccaccagagagagaggtggagttcttCATTGACTTTATGCTaggcactgtgccaatctctaaggcacttTACTGTTTGGCCCTAGCAGAGATGTTAGATCTCAAGCAGCAAATTTAG